The following proteins are encoded in a genomic region of Methanoculleus bourgensis MS2:
- the hepT gene encoding type VII toxin-antitoxin system HepT family RNase toxin gives MERYRSITLEDLRGDRDKRNMVLHALLVSIQASIDIANHLIAASSSRRPETYRESFAILCDEGLIPEDLSVQLSDLAGFRNVLVHLYCRLDLDEVYGVLQDDLPVVNRYRDLVRAMLRDRLLPE, from the coding sequence ATAGAACGCTACCGGTCCATCACCCTCGAAGACCTGAGGGGCGACAGGGACAAGCGGAATATGGTGCTGCACGCACTCCTTGTCAGCATCCAGGCATCGATCGATATCGCGAACCACCTGATCGCGGCCTCCAGCTCCCGGCGGCCTGAGACCTACCGGGAGAGTTTCGCGATCCTCTGTGACGAGGGGCTGATCCCGGAAGACCTCAGCGTCCAGCTCTCAGACCTCGCGGGCTTTCGGAATGTTCTGGTCCACCTCTACTGCCGGCTGGACCTGGACGAGGTCTACGGGGTGCTGCAGGACGACCTTCCAGTCGTGAACCGGTACCGTGATCTGGTCCGGGCGATGCTCCGCGACCGCCTCCTCCCGGAGTGA